Part of the Sinorhizobium terangae genome is shown below.
CGTGTCGCGGCCGTCACAAGCCGCCGGTTTTCATAGCGCAGCGACATCGAAAGCCCGTCGATCTTCGGCTCGGCGGTAAAGGCGATCGAATGGTCCGGAAGCCGCCCGAGGAAGCGATAGACGCCGGCGACGAAATCGCGAGCGTCTTCGTCCGAGAATGTGTTGTCGAGCGACAGCATCGGCCGTGCATGGACGACCGGCTGGAAGGTGAGTGACGGAGCCGCGCCGACCTTGCGCGAAGGGCTGTCCTCGCGGATGAGCGCGGGGAACCGCTCCTCGATCAGGTCGTTCCGCCGCTTCAGCGCGTCGTAGTCGGCATCCGAGATTTCGGGTGCATCCTGCCCATGATAAAGCGCGTCGTGACGGGCGAGCTCCGCCGCGAGAAAGGCGAGCTCTTCGGCCGCTTCCGTTTCAGTCAATTGCTCGACGGGTTTTCTTTCACTCAACATGGGCGACGACTCCGGATTGGGGAGTCGTTTTTACTGCATGATTCCTTAAAGCGGAATCCGCTTTAAGGATAGAATGATGCAGCAATTCAAAGTGCTACAGCAATCTTCTGCGTTCTCAAGAGATACGGCGCTGTAGCGTGATCGGCGCTATGGAAAATCAGCTGTGATCAGCCGCTTCCGGCAAGCAACCGCGCTGCTGCCGCCCTCGCCTCCTCGGTGATCGAGGCGCCGGCAAGCATGCGGGCGATTTCTTCCGTACGCGCCCTGTCGTCCATGCGGGCGACGCGGGTGGCGATCATTTCGGATTTTTCCGCCGACGGGCCCTTGGAGATCAGAAGATGCGTCGCCGCGCGCGCCGCCACTTGCGGCGCATGGGTGACGGACAGCACCTGGACATTCCTGGAAAGCCGCTTCAGCCGCTGGCCGATGGCATCCGCAACCGCCCCGCCGACGCCGGTGTCGATTTCGTCGAAGACGAGTGTCGGCGCCGAGCCGCGATCGGCAAGCGCCACTTTCAGCGCCAAAAGGAAGCGCGATAGCTCGCCACCGGAGGCGACTTTCATGATCGGCCCTGGCCGGGTGCCGGGGTTTGTCTGGACATGGAATTCGACGACATCGATGCCGTCGGCAGTCGGTGACGACGGATCGCTCGCGACCTCGACCATGAAACGCGCCCGTTCGAGCTTCAATGCCGGCAGTTCCGCCATCACTGCCGCCGAAAGCGCGTCTGCAGTGTGGCGGCGCTTCTCCGACAGCGACCGGGCCGCGGCATCGAACGCCGCCCTTGCCTCCCCCACCTGCACTTCCAGCTGCTTCAACTTCTCCTCGCCGGCATCGAGATCGGCGAGGTCGGCGATCATGCGGACAGCAAGCGCCGGCAGTTCCGTAACCGGAACCGAATATTTGCGGCTTGCAGCACGCAGCGCGAAGAGCCGCTCCTCGGCGCGCTCCAGTTCCTTCGGATCGAATTCGGTGTTGCGCAGCGCCCGCTCCACCGCCATCTGCGCGTCCGAAAGCTGGTTCAACGCTCCATCCAGAAGCTCCACGGTCTCTTCGAGGAGCCCCGGGGCCTCATGGCTCTTGCGCTCGAGCCGCCGGACCAACGAGGCGATTAGCGGAACGGGCGAAGTATTGCCGCTGAGAAATTCCGAGGCCTCGCTGATATCGCCGGCGATCCGCTCAGCCTTCATCATCCGCGCGCGGGCTTCGGCCAGTTCCTCCTCTTCGCCGTCGCGCGGCGAAAGTGTCTCCAGCTCTTCGACCGAGGAGCGCAGATAGTCGGCTTCGCGCGCCGCCGCCTCGACGCGCTCGCGGTGTTTCTTGAGATTGCGTTCCGCGTCCCGCCAGCCGCGGTAAAGCGCACCAACCTCTTCCGCCGCCTCCGATGTCCCTCCGAAAGCATCGAGCAGCGCGCGGTGCGCATCGGTGTCGACCAGCGCCCGGTCATCATGCTGGCCGTGGATTTCGACGAGCGTCTGGCCGAGCTGACGCATCAGTTGCACGCTGACCGGCTGGTCGTTGACGAAAGCTTTGGTACGGCCATCGGTCGACTGCACGCGGCGGAAAATCAGATCACCGTCGTCGTCGATGCCGTTTTCGCGGAGCATCAGCCGCGCCGCGTGGCCGGTCGGGACATCGAAGACCGCGGTCACTTGTCCCTTGTCCTCGCCGTGGCGCACGAGCGAGCCGTCGCCGCGGCCGCCGAGCGCCAGCGACAGGCTGTCGAGAAGGATGGATTTGCCCGCGCCGGTTTCGCCGGTCAGCACGGAGAGCCCGGCTTCGAAGGTGAGGTCAAGCCGTTCGATCAGGACGATATCGCGGATCGAGAGCTGCGCGAGCATCCGGTTTCAGATCTTCCTTGTCGAGCGCCGAGCAGGTCAGGCGCCGATGAGCCTCTTGCCTGCGCGCGCAATCCAGGACGTACCGCTTTCGCGCGGCTCAAGTCCGCCCGACTGCAGCAGTTTGTAGGAATCGGCATACCACTGGCTGTCCGGATAATTGTGCCCGAGCACCGCCGCCGCAGTCTGCGCTTCCGCCGTTACACCCATGGCGTAATAGGCCTCGACGAGTCGGGCAAGCGCTTCTTCGACCTGGTTCGTATTCGGATACTGCTCGACTACCGTGCGGAACCTCGAAACGGCCGCAAGATATTCCTTGCGCTCGAGATAGTAGCGACCGACCTGCATTTCCTTGCCGGCGAGCTGGTCGCGGGCGAAACGGATCTTCGCCTGGGCGTCCTCGACATAGTCCGAGTCCGGATATTTATCGATGACCGTCTGCATCGCCTCAATCGCCTTCGAGGCCGCCTTCTGGTCCTGCGTTACCGACGGAATCTGCTTCGTATAGGCGAGACCCTGAATATATTGCGCATAGGCCGCATCGTCCGATTGCGGGTAGAGGTTCAGATAGCGGCTGGTGGCGTTGATTGCGTCCTGATACTGGCCGTTGCGGTAGGCGACGAAGGCGTTCATCACCAGAGCCTTGCGGGCGTACTCGGAAAACGGGTGCTGGCGGTCGAGCGCTTCGAACTTGCGCGCCGCTTCCGTCGTCTTGCCGGCGTTAAGGTTGGCAAGGCCCTGGTTGTAGAGCACCTCCGGCGGATCGGTTTCCGCCGCGAGCTTGGTGATATCGATATCCGGGTCGTTCTGGCAGGCTGTGATCAGGCTGCTGCCAACCACAGCCGCAACAACGACCGCGGCAACGCGCACTGATTTTCTCATATCGAGCGAAACTGCAAGAACCATCGAATATTCCCGTTTCATTCGGCGGACCGCATCCCGCCAGACCTGCGCGTTTTAGAGCAAGTTGCCTCAAGATCGCAATGTCATGATCAGCAATTCATGCAAATTTGTGGCGGTATGCAGTGCTGTGCGCGTTTTCCACGGATAAAAGCCGTCCAATACTTGGCGCGGAAGGATATCTCGGCTCCCAAATGGGCTGCCGAGAATCACCCCGCACAATGAAAATGCCGGCCTTTCGGCCGGCGACTGGAGAAGAACTGACTTTTATTGTTATGCGGACCAGGGCGCAAAGCCCGGAGCTGCGACGGCGACCATGTCGCGCGAGCGGGTGCGCTGACGCGGTGTTGCCGTTTCGACGACCTCGTAGGCGGTGGGGTCGCTCAGCAGGGCCTTCAGCGCGTTCGCATTCATCTTATGGCCGCCGCGATAGGAGCGATAGCAGCCGATGAACGGAGCGCCGGCCAGCGAAAGATCGCCGACGGCATCAAGGGTCTTGTGGCGCACGAACTCGTCCGCATAACGCAGCCCTTCGACATTGACCACCGTGTTGTCGTCCGAGATCACCACCGAGTTTTCGAGCGACGAACCAAGCGCAAAGCCGCCGGCCCACAGCCGTTCGACGTCGCGCATGAAGCCGAAGGTGCGTGCGCGCGACAGTTCCCGCTTGAAGACGGAAGGCGTCATGTCGCCCTTCCAGGCCTGGCGGCCAATCAGCGGGCAGTCGAAGTCGATCTCGACCTCGAAGCGCATGCCGTCATAGGGCGTGAACTCCGACCAGGAAGCGCCCGAGTCGATGCGTACCGGCTTGATGATGCGGATATAGCGGCGCTTGACGGCCAGTGCCCTCAGGCCGACCTGTTCGATCGCGTCGATGAATGGCTCGGAGCTGCCGTCCATGATCGGCATTTCAGCGCCATGAACCTCGACGAGCAGGTTATCGAGACCGAGCGCATAGATCGCTGCCATTACATGTTCGACCGTGGCGATCGACGTTGCCGACGAGAAGCCGAGAACCGTGCAGAGGTCGGTGTTGCCGACCTGCGACGAGACGGCTCTGAACTCGGCAACGCGGCCGCCGGCGAGAACGCGCTGAAACACGATGCCGGCGTCGGCCTCCGCCGGATGGAAGGTGATCGACACTTCCGCGCCGGAATGGACGCCAATTCCCTTCAGCGTTACCGGGTTCGCAATCGTCGTCTGAAACCCGAGGAGCTCAATTCCCATTCTCGTCTTCACTTTCACTCTATGCGGCCCTGGCACTCGATAAGCCATCGGCCAAACGCACGAGGGAAGCAGCGATGCTCAAGGCGCAAGTCGGACGTTCCGAGGAACGGCCCCGATTGGCCGAAACCTCGAATCTCCGAACTAACAGCGCCCGATCGAATCGTATGCGTCCCCAATTCCGATGCTGAAAATATGATTTTGGAGGCACCATTCCAAATCACTGTTCGTTTCGCATTGTTACGCAATTGTCATGCGCGCAACATAATTTGCAAGCCATTGAAATAACGAATAAAATCGAAAAATGCCCGGGCGGTTGCCCGGGCATTCGGCAAGGTGAAGGAACAGTCCTTCAAAATCAGTTCGACTGGCGGCGAAGGAATGCCGGGATTTCGAGCTGATCATCTTCGTGCGAGCGCGCCTGCGGCGAGACGCGGCCGTGATCGTCAAGTTGACCGCGACGCGGTGCGTAAAGGCTCGCTTCCGGCGAAAGCGGGCGGCGCTGCTGGGACGCAGGGCTCGGCGCTGCCGCCGTCATGTCGGCCGACACACCGTGGTCGTCATCGTCGCGGCGGGAAAGCGAATTGGTGATTCGCTTCAGGAGCCCCATCGGCCCGCGCTCTTCCTGGTGAGCAGGGGCGGCATGCGCGCGGTGATCAATCTCAGCCTTCACGACCGGAGGAAAATCCTCGACCTTCGGCATGCGCACCG
Proteins encoded:
- a CDS encoding outer membrane protein assembly factor BamD, producing MVLAVSLDMRKSVRVAAVVVAAVVGSSLITACQNDPDIDITKLAAETDPPEVLYNQGLANLNAGKTTEAARKFEALDRQHPFSEYARKALVMNAFVAYRNGQYQDAINATSRYLNLYPQSDDAAYAQYIQGLAYTKQIPSVTQDQKAASKAIEAMQTVIDKYPDSDYVEDAQAKIRFARDQLAGKEMQVGRYYLERKEYLAAVSRFRTVVEQYPNTNQVEEALARLVEAYYAMGVTAEAQTAAAVLGHNYPDSQWYADSYKLLQSGGLEPRESGTSWIARAGKRLIGA
- the lpxC gene encoding UDP-3-O-acyl-N-acetylglucosamine deacetylase, translating into MGIELLGFQTTIANPVTLKGIGVHSGAEVSITFHPAEADAGIVFQRVLAGGRVAEFRAVSSQVGNTDLCTVLGFSSATSIATVEHVMAAIYALGLDNLLVEVHGAEMPIMDGSSEPFIDAIEQVGLRALAVKRRYIRIIKPVRIDSGASWSEFTPYDGMRFEVEIDFDCPLIGRQAWKGDMTPSVFKRELSRARTFGFMRDVERLWAGGFALGSSLENSVVISDDNTVVNVEGLRYADEFVRHKTLDAVGDLSLAGAPFIGCYRSYRGGHKMNANALKALLSDPTAYEVVETATPRQRTRSRDMVAVAAPGFAPWSA
- the recN gene encoding DNA repair protein RecN, giving the protein MLAQLSIRDIVLIERLDLTFEAGLSVLTGETGAGKSILLDSLSLALGGRGDGSLVRHGEDKGQVTAVFDVPTGHAARLMLRENGIDDDGDLIFRRVQSTDGRTKAFVNDQPVSVQLMRQLGQTLVEIHGQHDDRALVDTDAHRALLDAFGGTSEAAEEVGALYRGWRDAERNLKKHRERVEAAAREADYLRSSVEELETLSPRDGEEEELAEARARMMKAERIAGDISEASEFLSGNTSPVPLIASLVRRLERKSHEAPGLLEETVELLDGALNQLSDAQMAVERALRNTEFDPKELERAEERLFALRAASRKYSVPVTELPALAVRMIADLADLDAGEEKLKQLEVQVGEARAAFDAAARSLSEKRRHTADALSAAVMAELPALKLERARFMVEVASDPSSPTADGIDVVEFHVQTNPGTRPGPIMKVASGGELSRFLLALKVALADRGSAPTLVFDEIDTGVGGAVADAIGQRLKRLSRNVQVLSVTHAPQVAARAATHLLISKGPSAEKSEMIATRVARMDDRARTEEIARMLAGASITEEARAAAARLLAGSG